Within bacterium, the genomic segment TGACTCCCTGGGATATAAAATGTCCCGCACAGAGATAAGGCCGACCTCTTTTCCTTTATCGGTCACCAAAAGATGTCGCACCTTCCAGCAGGCCATAGCGTAGTAGGCCTCAGAAATAGACGTCTCAATAGCAATTGAAACCGGTGGTCTGCTTACCAGTTTCTCAATAGATACCTCTTCAGGGATAAGTCCTTCAGCCACAACCTTACGCACTATATCCGTTTCAGAGATCATACCAAAAATCTTCCCTTTTAAAGTAACCAAAAGAATGCCCACCTTATGCTCATTCAGCATAACCACGGCCTCACTTACCCGCTGCTTAATGTCAATAGTCAAGAGATTGGTGGTCATTACCTCGCCCACCGATTTTTCAAAAAAAGTAGTCATTGTCATCCAGCCTTTTCGATTTTCTTTATTGACATATCTCTTAGAAGATGTTATAGTATAATCAAAAAATTCAGGAGGAGGGTTCAGCAATGCCTCAGACTGTTCAGATCCCAGTAGAGCTTCTTACTAAGATGACCAAATCTCTTCATCTATTTGAGGAA encodes:
- a CDS encoding CBS domain-containing protein, yielding MTTFFEKSVGEVMTTNLLTIDIKQRVSEAVVMLNEHKVGILLVTLKGKIFGMISETDIVRKVVAEGLIPEEVSIEKLVSRPPVSIAIETSISEAYYAMACWKVRHLLVTDKGKEVGLISVRDILYPRES